Within Scleropages formosus chromosome 24, fSclFor1.1, whole genome shotgun sequence, the genomic segment CTTTGTGTGAATGGAGATAACGTGACGTTTGAAGCCTGAGGCGTCACCTGTGCTGTAGTCACAGTACTGGCACTGGTAGACCCGCCTTTCCCGGTGTGCTTTGGCTCCTCCCTTCTTGCCTGCTGCACTTGACGCCACCCCCCCAAAGGTCCTCTTTGCACGCTTCTCAGGAATGGCCTGTTGCTGCTCCTTGGTGTGGACTGAGAGGATGTGGCGGCTAAGCACAAAGGGGTCCGCAATTTTGAAGCTACAGTGCCGGCACTGGTGCAGCTTCTTGGTACGGTGCGATGCTGAGTGCTTCTTCAGCTCCGACGGCCGGTGGAAGCCCTTACTGCAAATGCCGCACTTGTGTGGGTAGTCCTTGGTGTGTACTGAGATCACGTGGCGCTTGAGATCGCTGGAGTTGGAGCTTTTGTGCTCGCAGTGGGCGCACTGGTGGGACTTGGCCTCGTCATGTGTCAGCGCATGCTGCAGAAGCTCCTCCCTTTCAGGGAAGGTCTGGAAGCAACGGTCACACTTGTATGGCATCTCCTTGCTGTGTTTTGTCTTGACATGAGTCTTCAAGTTGGATGAGTCTGCTGATTTGTAGTCGCAGTAGAGGCAACTGTATGGTTTCTCCCCTGTATGTGTCCGCATGTGCTTCTTCAGCTCAGAGGGGTGCCGAAAGCCCTTGCCGCATTCAACACAAATATGAGGAAAGTTCTTGCTGTGGACAGCCAGAAGGTGTCGATTGAGCAGTCCCTGCTCAGCTGTCTCATAGTCACAGAACTTACACTTGTGCATTTTGGTGGCTGGGGCTGCCGCTTGCACCTTAGCGTTGCAGTGCTGCAGCCTGTGGGTGTAGAGCGCCGCCTGCTGGTGGAACTCCTTGCCACATTCCTCACACTCCAGCGTGGCTTTGCTGCTGAGCGTATGCACCTCCATATGGTTGTGAAGACTAGCCTTCTTATTGGTGGTGAATTCGCAGTCCGTGCACTGGTATTTCTTTCTGTTCAGCACATCTTGGTGATGGTTCCTGGTGTGCCGCTTCAAGAAACCCCGTGACTTGAATTTCTTGCCGCAAAGCATGCAGGGGTAGACAGTGAGAGGCTGTCCATATGGCCCAATGATTATAGCTGGGAACAGGgagtgagaaaacacacagcaccATTACTGAACTTTCAGAGTGAAAAATAACAAGGCACCTCAGAAGAAAAGCCCCACTCCATATAGAGCTAAATAAATCAGGAGATCTGACCCGCAGCACACAACACAGATCACGTAGGCAACAGTTACAGTCATGCCCTGAGATACACCTACTTGAGCTGAGAGAGCTGAGCTCTACAAGGTTATGTTGGTTATGCATTATGACAGctaatgttaactactgaagaaattttgcccattttatattttagaatAAATGTGTCCTGAGCTCAAAGTGACAcactatttaaaaagaaaagaagaagaaaaaaaaaaaaaaacatagctttTACATCTTTCAGTTCTGAGCATTCACTTCACagagggtttttcaggaacacactGCCTTCATAAGGTGGCGGGAGACCCTATTAAGCCGCAGAAGTTAGAAAGAATGTACCTTGTGGCCAAAAGCCACAGGAGTGTTCCATTACCACAGggataaaacacacaaagttgAACAATTTGTATGATTAAAGCGGTTAGTTAAGCAAGTACAAGTACAGCAGAGTCTGAGTGGGTAAAGTGGACTTAGTACCAGTCTGGATCTGCCGAGGTTCGACCCgtctcttgtttttgttgtgctcCCTGGCAACCTTGTCAGGTTCACCCGATTCCACAGCTGACTCGTCAATGTGGAGCAGAGCACTTGCTGCACCATTTCGGGTCTCATGGACCTCGTTCCTGTCTGCTCCTGCTGGATATAGAGACACTGTTCGTTGCTGAACACAGGTGCAATAACAAAATATACAGACAAGCTACACAAAGCTACACATGACACACTATCAGTACATGGTAACAGACACACTGTATCAGTGACTGTGTgcacaagagacacacacacagtcagaggGGGAAGGGTTACTGACCATAGGCAGCAGCCCAAGCCACAGGCACGAAATCCTTCCTCAGGGTGGTACCGTCATATGGACGGTCAT encodes:
- the LOC108939612 gene encoding zinc finger X-chromosomal protein-like isoform X2, giving the protein MDEDMTGLALHSEEPKIIFHGSGEGSAEGEEIVVELQETVFVSDGEGQEEALQGLSPEELGSVVIQDATEDVVAEYVQCADEEDDGVGLGAAVAVETCLMSSEGMAVEEGLRVDVVPEEVLEADSPGQEGQGTCEDYLMISLDEAGKIVPAGGAGMAMEGAVEDQSEGKEVIKVYIFKADSGEDDLGGAVDIADGQIEGEAGMELLGGVRRPVREKMVYMSVDDAHQDEADLGVGKMADEVYMEVVVGGDEAVAHDRPYDGTTLRKDFVPVAWAAAYGADRNEVHETRNGAASALLHIDESAVESGEPDKVAREHNKNKRRVEPRQIQTAIIIGPYGQPLTVYPCMLCGKKFKSRGFLKRHTRNHHQDVLNRKKYQCTDCEFTTNKKASLHNHMEVHTLSSKATLECEECGKEFHQQAALYTHRLQHCNAKVQAAAPATKMHKCKFCDYETAEQGLLNRHLLAVHSKNFPHICVECGKGFRHPSELKKHMRTHTGEKPYSCLYCDYKSADSSNLKTHVKTKHSKEMPYKCDRCFQTFPEREELLQHALTHDEAKSHQCAHCEHKSSNSSDLKRHVISVHTKDYPHKCGICSKGFHRPSELKKHSASHRTKKLHQCRHCSFKIADPFVLSRHILSVHTKEQQQAIPEKRAKRTFGGVASSAAGKKGGAKAHRERRVYQCQYCDYSTGDASGFKRHVISIHTKDYPHRCQFCSKGFRRPSEKNQHIMRHHKDMVQNE
- the LOC108939612 gene encoding zinc finger X-chromosomal protein-like isoform X1, with product MDEDMTGLALHSEEPKIIFHGSGEGSAEGEEIVVELQETVFVSDGEGQEEALQGLSPEELGSVVIQDATEDVVAEYVQCADEEDDGVGLGAAVAVETCLMSSEGMAVEEGLRVDVVPEEVLEADSPGQEGQGTCEDYLMISLDEAGKIVPAGGAGMAMEGAVEDQSEGKEVIKVYIFKADSGEDDLGGAVDIADGQIEGEAGMELLGGVRRPVREKMVYMSVDDAHQDEADLGVGKMADEVYMEVVVGGDEAVAHDRPYDGTTLRKDFVPVAWAAAYAGADRNEVHETRNGAASALLHIDESAVESGEPDKVAREHNKNKRRVEPRQIQTAIIIGPYGQPLTVYPCMLCGKKFKSRGFLKRHTRNHHQDVLNRKKYQCTDCEFTTNKKASLHNHMEVHTLSSKATLECEECGKEFHQQAALYTHRLQHCNAKVQAAAPATKMHKCKFCDYETAEQGLLNRHLLAVHSKNFPHICVECGKGFRHPSELKKHMRTHTGEKPYSCLYCDYKSADSSNLKTHVKTKHSKEMPYKCDRCFQTFPEREELLQHALTHDEAKSHQCAHCEHKSSNSSDLKRHVISVHTKDYPHKCGICSKGFHRPSELKKHSASHRTKKLHQCRHCSFKIADPFVLSRHILSVHTKEQQQAIPEKRAKRTFGGVASSAAGKKGGAKAHRERRVYQCQYCDYSTGDASGFKRHVISIHTKDYPHRCQFCSKGFRRPSEKNQHIMRHHKDMVQNE